A stretch of DNA from Besnoitia besnoiti strain Bb-Ger1 chromosome II, whole genome shotgun sequence:
TCCGGGTGAACCAAGGTATGCGATGTCAACCAGACAAAGACACCTCCTCCGGTAACAGGGAGGGTAGAACGCGAGACCAGCGTGCACGGCCGCGCACTGCAGCTGAGCGCTTCAAAAAAGACTGCAAAAGCGCCCTTCATATGGGTGCTGACAGCAGCGACGTGGCTGCGGATAAGACTGCGCGAGTGGCTCAAGGGTTTCGAGCTCTGTGCGGTGAAGCTGAAGCATGCTACGGCGAAGCACTGAAACCGGCAGGGGTTGCTGGATCTCAGTACGCTGCAGATGTGGGGGACTGGCTCCCGTTAGAGCCGTTTCGACCAAAAGACGAGGTGCTAAAGGATCTGCGATTCCTCAACTTCACCTTCAAGTGTGCAGAGAAGGACAGGGAAGCAGAAGTGCATGAGCTGGAAAGGAAAATCCGAGATATCGCAGTGGAGGAATATGACACGCCGTGCGCTACCGACGCGCTCAAAGTAGAGAGCGAGACCAAGAGATCTCGAAGAGGAACTCGTTCACGAACATGAAATAGCGAAGATGGCGCAGACTCGATGAATCTCATTCTGCTTGGTGGCAGCAAGCGGCTGAtttccgcttcgctgcaCCGCCTGCATCACCAGCTTTCCAGCGATACTCGGGTGCTACCGGTTTTCAGGTGTCATGAAACATGTTCCAGATGCGACTCTACCAGAGTGTCACGCTAAACAGCACGTTCAGAGAATTAACTGCCACCACGACACACACTGTGCGGCACCTATTCAAATCCGGTGACAGCTTTCGTCTGTGCCCAGAATTCGTTGTTTAGACAGTACCCTTTCTGTCGTCTGCTCATCGTGCACCCGCATACACCCACCTCGGCGTCCTCAGTGGgagtctgcgtgcgcgctgcATCTGACAGAGCCCACTCTTTCGGGAGCATCAAATGCATCTGTCCCGCAGCATACATGAATTCGTGCCTTCTCGCTTGACCATAGTACCAAAGCCATACCAGCTCTATATGCGGACTTTATTTTTGCCTCTTGATCCGAGGGGAATCACCCGCTAGGGGGCAAGCTAACTGAAAATTCAAGCGACACGCAGCTCGCACGCTTTTCTCACCCTCCTACACCcgtggcgcggagagcgcttCGCGTCACCATGAGCTGGTAGCTGTTGCAGGACTGGAGCTACACCTGCGAGTTCGtcggtctgcggcgccacgcAAGAGCCACAACCGCTGTGAACCTCACTGACTTGCGGCAGAAACTGTAAAGCAACGTGCAGCGGGATTTCCCGGGGAGGGTCTCATCTCCCGGTTGCCCCAGTTCGCTAATCGACGTAATCGCTACGTTTGCAGGAAGTGTAGGGAAGGTCCACAATGATTTGAGGCCTTCACTTTGCTGAGACCCTGCGCTTCCTCGTGAAGGAAAACAAAAACTACACTTCGGCAGTTTCCTAACGTGCTGAATAGACGCTCAACCTCCAGATGAAAGCATATTCCTGGACCAGGCCTGGAAGGTCACAGGCCCTGCTGTACCTGAGCTCGCAGTACAGCTCAACCACTTGACAATGCGCCTTTTGCTCACATTCGCTGGCAAGAGACTCTCATATCCTGTTGCAGCTACTAAGGAGTGTGCATCGCTCACACGCTGCTTGCatcgctgtctcctcgagTGTTGAGCAGGCGTGCGTGAGCCGGTGACCGCGTCCACTCGCGCGCAGGATCGTGCAAGTTCCCGATAGCTTCATTACGCTGCAACACAAATTAGTGGCGCCTGGAACAATCGCCCCTATTTGTTTCCCCAATATTTTTCTCCAGGCTTCTCGTTGCTGCCGAGCTGGTTCAATCgctcgcgggctcgccgcagaATGAGCTGGTCTTCTGTGTGTCTTCTTTCATCatcgcgctcgtcgcggccTTGCTCCGCGGCCCGCCAGAAGGCCCAGAAGGCCGGGGCCCGCGAAGAGGGCTGCTGGCTCTCAGAGGCGTCCCGGAGAATTGAAGCTTCGGCAGTGCCTTCGATTTTCCGAACTGAGTAAATGCCCAGCACAGCCGAAAAAAGACTGAAGCCCAGAAGGCACTTGTGACTCAGCGTGGAGCCCCACCACTGCGGCAAAAAGCCCCCGCCGTTGGGCGGTTCGCTAGATGCTTCCGCCAGGTCCACAGATGGAGGCTCGAAGACCGACACACTCGCCGCACGAGAGAGGGGGCcggcgcagggagaggacggaggcgcaggcatcGACTTGAGGCAAGACGCGGAACGTGTACAGGAAGCAGACGGAGGCTGTGAGGCCGCTTCAGCGGCGACGGGAGACCGCGTCACGGTGCTTGCAGTCTTCAACTTtgccgcgcttcgcctcagggcagcgaaggcggaagacggcggacGTTTCAAATAAGGAGTCGTGATGGCATGGAAGAGAATAGGAATCGCCAAGGAGGCATAACCCACGCTAGGTGAAAAGACCTCGCAGAGTATAGGTGGCAGAGCAGACAGGCCTACGCAGCAGAGCCCAAGAAGGTACCTAAACACACACAAAGCAAAGAAAGAGGCACGAAACGACCTGCGTTTCGTCCACATCGAGCTCGACGAGGTCCAGTGAGCCGCTCGGAGCCACAAAACACACTAGAAAACACGGAGACCTCGCAGCGATTTCCCCTCCGCATAGCTTCCTTGCCGCCGCAGAAAGAGCGTCACAACCACGCCCCTAATCCTGCATTCTCTTCCGctgtccgccgcgtcgccatgtctcctcctccagccTCCGCCTACTactgcccccccctccccctaCCCAACGGTTCCTGTTTTGCAACCCGAGTTTTTTACCCCGTGCGTGCGTCGGATTGGTTCGATTACTTAccgccgagcgccggcggggggcgACTGGCGGGGACCGAAGCGTCCAGCTTCGAAGCCCCAGAAGGCAATGCCTCCGTACATGGCTGAGGTGAGTGCAAGCGTTTTGATGTGCATGTCGATGCGGCGCTCAACGactgtcgcctgcgccgccaggaCCACAGCCAGCAGACCGCCGACCAGCAGGTACGCGGCGCCATCGATAACCCACCCAAAGTACCTGTGGGACCACAGACGCCACACGCATCCACGGTGCGTGAGACGAAGCGGCGAAAAACACAGAGGGGACTGGTCGGCTAGACGGAGGGGAGACCGCGAGTTGAAaacagaggcgacgccgacgtcTCATGCACGTCTcacagacgccgaagagTTGCGGGAAGGATGAATCCCTCTGGCCAAGTGCAGACGACATGTTtgacgcgaagacgcgcatACTGCCTCAGAAGGCCGCCGTcgtggaggtgctgatacagTCCGAGGATGCAGAGACGAAAGACACGTATGAGGCGATAACACTGAGGATCCCATTTAGTCAGTGCATCAGGGAGTCTAGCTTAAGcctttccgcctcgctcATATCCCTTCTGAGCTCCACTTAATCGACGCAGCCCTCGAATGCTGTCGGCCGATGAATCGGCGACTCGAAAAACACACCCCATGCGAACTGCAGAGTCCCCCTGTTGGCGGTGAGTGTTACCTGGGCGGCAGTTTGTTTCCACTGTCTCCGAGACATTCGGAAGCTCGGCAGATGGCGTTGTGGCAGGCCGTGTCGTAGAGCTCGAAGGAGAGCAGAGGCcgggcggagggagacgggTCCGCTGGGGCCTGTAAACAGGGGATGCCTGCTTCGCTAGCTCCCCGCGACTTTTTGTCTTTCCCCGCTGAGGTCGAGGTGCGAGTCGAGGCCAGGCTCTCGCTTTCGCGGTtttcctctgtcgcctcctgGTCGCCGGCGTACAGGCACCTGCGGCGTACCAGATACTCCCGCGTAGAGGCCTCCAGAAAGCTGGAAAACTGCCGAACGGGCACGTAGACACCGTATCCGCTATCTGCCCGAAGACAACAGAGGGTTATTCCCTCTGATGAAGCTGAAGGAACACAAGGAAACGAACGAAAAGCCGCACAGGGGGCGGCCGCCAAGAGGGGTGACCCGTTCGAGCCAAGCAGGGCTACGCCGCAAGTCTGAATCGAGCGTCTCACACGCGAGAAGCGGTCTTTGCTGGATAGGCGGGATCGCTTTGCCTTGGAACTCGAAAAAGCGCCATCGCTCACGGCAGGGCGCGGATTGTCAACGACCTGGCGATCTTCTAGAATATCAGAGCAGGTCGAGCAGCAGTCGCTGATGCGAGAGACCGGAGACAGACAGGGGGAGTTGAAAGACGCAGCGGTCAGCGGCCGAGAACAAGTAGAGAACAGAAAGCCACGgaacgaggaagaagagagggaaaAAGCTGACGATGTAAGAGGAAAACCTCGGAAGGCATCCTGTGTCTTTCGAGCGGGCAAACAAAACGGGGGGCTTTCACGGCGCCCGCACCGGGGAGCCACGGGCCTCCTCACACACACTCGGAAAACATTCATTGTGGGAGACAAAAAAATATCCTGTTTTGCGTAGTCAGATGCGGCCCATGGCGTTCTGGCTGAAACCGAGGCCCAACAGGACAGCAGCCgcccctgcagctgccgcaagAACAGCCCCTTCAAAAGCTTAAGTCAGAGGGACTGGGTATTCGCCGCCTTTAATCACATGCATCTACAAGACAAATTTAACTTCTCATTTCCGCGAAAAAAATAGGCTTCGCCACAGCCGACACGGCGTTCAGAGGAAACGCGAGCGTCGGCGAGCCCGTGGTCTCTGCCCGAGGACCCAGAGCCTCGCAAAAAATTCCCCCAGTAACCGAGATTCAGACTGTCTGCCGGCCTCGAACCACGCGAACAGAGACGGTTTTTCTACGGAAATCAGAGAATGAAGTACAGAAAACTTTGTGCACATGCTCTGCCTCTGATGCGCCGGACGAAcgcaggcgcatgcacatCCAGGAAAAGCTCTGGCGTGTGCTTTGCTGCTCAAGGAGGCATCATAAACACCCATCAGCCTCATGCTGTCTGTCGTCATTGTATCCATATTCGCCACGATCTGAATACACTTAAATGGATCCTCCACACATCGTTTCGCTTTTTCGGACACCACAGTGCTCTGTCCTCGTCCCATGACCAGGGGGAGATGCGAATGCATTCTAGGCTCTTCTTTGGCGCGTAGATTCTTCACAGCAGGGGGGGTTCGCGTCCTCTGTATGTGCCGACCCTCTAAGCTGAAAAACATTCAACGCCGAAAGCAGCACATACACGACTGTCTTGCTCCGTCCTGTATGCTGCGCGTGGGTTCGGGCACACTACCGCCTGATTAGCTTTGAGAAGAACATGATCGTGACCCGTAATACGATAAGTAGTAGCAAGCCGTCGTGTCTGCGACTCTCGATCTCATGCACCATGCATTCTCTGAAGGAGCGTAGACAATTCTCCAGATTCTGTGGCCATAGCGCACATGCAGGGGTGGACGCAACTGCATTTTTTAGGGGCGTCCCGCGACAGCTGCAGAATCAGCGTTTCCGAGGCATCTGCTCTCCCTCACATATCTCCCTCAGTGGTGTAAACAGTCTGTGCCCACGTTACTTACGCGTGAGCACAAGTGGAGCGCCGAGAacgccgccttctgcggccgTTTCGTTGATACTGTCACACGGAATCTGCTTCTACGTGGTGCAACCGCTGTAAATGAGCACGATGCCAGGGACTGTCAGTCCGCTGCCGACGCTGGCCAGTGAGAACGCCTCCTACGTAGATCCTCGTA
This window harbors:
- a CDS encoding hypothetical protein (encoded by transcript BESB_034340), giving the protein MNVFRVCVRRPVAPRCLYAGDQEATEENRESESLASTRTSTSAGKDKKSRGASEAGIPCLQAPADPSPSARPLLSFELYDTACHNAICRASECLGDSGNKLPPRYFGWVIDGAAYLLVGGLLAVVLAAQATVVERRIDMHIKTLALTSAMYGGIAFWGFEAGRFGPRQSPPAGARRYLLGLCCVGLSALPPILCEVFSPSVGYASLAIPILFHAITTPYLKRPPSSAFAALRRSAAKLKTASTVTRSPVAAEAASQPPSASCTRSASCLKSMPAPPSSPCAGPLSRAASVSVFEPPSVDLAEASSEPPNGGGFLPQWWGSTLSHKCLLGFSLFSAVLGIYSVRKIEGTAEASILRDASESQQPSSRAPAFWAFWRAAEQGRDERDDERRHTEDQLILRRARERLNQLGSNEKPGEKYWGNK